One Proteinivorax tanatarense DNA segment encodes these proteins:
- a CDS encoding aspartate/glutamate racemase family protein, protein MKLGIIGGMGPLATAELFKRIVCRTDAAKDQQHLNVLINNNTDIPDRTAYVLGDGVDPTPELIKTAQSLEKMGADFLAMPCNTAHVFYKAIQHKVQIPIINMIDETCKLITNNFPDGTGVGILATDGTISSKVYHEALFRYGHKSHSLDANCQQYIMDVIYNIKAGKIPKSQEKFQSCVNQLFSQGVKPVILGCTELSILKEHFNLQYPFIDPLDVLTMSILNYAKIDIKPINR, encoded by the coding sequence GTGAAACTTGGGATAATTGGCGGGATGGGGCCATTAGCAACCGCTGAACTTTTTAAAAGAATAGTATGCAGAACTGATGCTGCCAAAGATCAACAGCATTTAAATGTTCTGATTAATAATAATACCGACATACCTGATCGCACTGCTTATGTGTTAGGCGATGGAGTAGATCCAACTCCAGAGTTAATAAAAACTGCGCAAAGTTTAGAAAAGATGGGAGCTGATTTCCTTGCTATGCCTTGCAATACAGCCCATGTTTTCTATAAGGCGATACAACATAAGGTACAAATTCCAATTATAAACATGATAGACGAAACCTGTAAGTTAATAACTAATAACTTTCCCGATGGGACTGGGGTGGGAATATTGGCTACAGATGGTACAATTAGCTCTAAGGTATATCATGAAGCATTATTTAGATATGGTCATAAAAGTCATTCTTTAGATGCTAACTGTCAACAATATATAATGGATGTTATCTATAATATAAAAGCAGGAAAAATACCAAAAAGTCAGGAAAAGTTTCAATCGTGTGTTAACCAGCTATTCTCACAAGGAGTCAAGCCAGTTATTTTAGGATGTACAGAACTATCTATTTTAAAAGAACATTTTAATTTACAGTATCCCTTTATTGATCCCTTGGATGTATTAACAATGTCTATATTAAATTATGCAAAAATCGACATAAAACCTATTAACAGATAG
- a CDS encoding glycine C-acetyltransferase, producing the protein MSNVHELNYLKENIQQLKEEGVYRELPVLEGPNESEIILNGKKVINLSSNNYLGFANHPRLKEAAVKAVESHGVGAGAVRTIVGNMDIHENLEQKLAEFKREEAVMVFQSGFNCNAGAIQAITQKGDLIISDELNHASIIDGCRLSRADKTVYKHSDMEDLEKILKERRDNYNNVLIITDGVFSMDGDIAPLPEIVDLAEKYNAMTYVDDAHGSGVLGESGRGTVDHFGLHGRVDFTIGTLSKAIGVIGGYVAGKKTMKQWLSHRGRPLLFSTYLPPAAVAPITEAVNMLMETTEYTDKLWENAKYFKEKLSTLGFDLGKSETPITPVIIGDEAETMEFSKKLLENGVFVSGIIFPTVPKGTGRVRCMVTAGHSKEQLDKAVDIFQKVGKEMKIL; encoded by the coding sequence ATGAGCAATGTTCATGAACTAAACTATCTAAAAGAAAACATCCAGCAACTTAAAGAAGAAGGTGTTTATCGAGAACTACCTGTTTTAGAGGGGCCAAACGAATCTGAAATCATATTAAATGGCAAAAAAGTAATAAACCTTTCTTCAAATAACTACCTTGGCTTTGCTAACCACCCTAGATTAAAAGAGGCAGCAGTTAAAGCAGTGGAAAGTCATGGGGTAGGTGCTGGTGCTGTGCGAACTATTGTTGGTAATATGGATATTCATGAGAACTTAGAACAAAAACTTGCAGAATTTAAAAGAGAAGAAGCGGTTATGGTTTTTCAATCAGGGTTTAATTGTAACGCTGGAGCTATACAAGCTATTACCCAAAAAGGTGATTTGATTATTTCTGATGAGCTAAACCATGCTAGTATAATAGATGGTTGTCGCTTAAGTAGAGCAGACAAAACTGTTTATAAGCACAGTGACATGGAAGACCTAGAAAAAATATTGAAAGAAAGAAGAGATAATTACAATAACGTTTTAATAATAACTGATGGTGTTTTCAGTATGGATGGGGACATAGCACCACTTCCGGAAATTGTTGATTTAGCTGAAAAATATAATGCTATGACTTATGTAGATGATGCTCACGGCTCTGGTGTTCTGGGAGAAAGTGGACGTGGTACAGTAGACCATTTTGGGCTTCATGGAAGAGTGGATTTTACTATCGGAACTCTGTCTAAAGCTATCGGAGTAATTGGTGGTTATGTAGCCGGTAAAAAGACCATGAAACAATGGCTAAGTCACCGTGGTCGTCCACTATTATTCAGCACATACTTGCCTCCTGCGGCAGTAGCGCCAATAACAGAAGCTGTTAACATGTTAATGGAGACAACAGAGTATACTGACAAACTTTGGGAAAATGCTAAATATTTTAAAGAAAAGCTCTCTACTCTAGGTTTTGACTTAGGAAAGAGCGAGACACCGATAACACCTGTTATTATAGGTGACGAAGCAGAAACTATGGAGTTTAGCAAAAAACTTCTGGAAAATGGGGTGTTTGTCTCCGGCATTATCTTCCCAACTGTACCAAAAGGAACAGGACGAGTAAGATGTATGGTTACTGCTGGCCATTCAAAAGAACAGTTAGATAAGGCTGTAGATATATTTCAAAAAGTAGGAAAAGAAATGAAAATTCTCTAA
- the tdh gene encoding L-threonine 3-dehydrogenase: MANKMQVVMKEEPKSGAVLGTKDIPKPKADEILVKVMATSICGTDLHIYNWDEWSQSRIKPPYVMGHEFSGEVVEIGEDVTLVKKGDMVSAETHIVCNECELCRTGQAHLCEETKILGVDIDGTYAEYVAIPAENAWVNPKGIDPAYLSVQEPLGNAVQTVLAGDIVGKSIAVVGCGPIGIFAVAVAKASGASKVIALEVNEYRMELAEKLGADIVINPLNEDPVNKVLDATDGKGVDVIAEMSGNPTAIKQSLKYVKLGGRVSLLGIPNGEVPLDIANDVVFKGITIQGIAGRKMYETWFQVKGLLESGSLNIEPVITHRLPMKDFKKGFELMQSGDCGKVVLYPHEK, translated from the coding sequence ATGGCAAACAAAATGCAGGTTGTAATGAAAGAAGAACCTAAGTCAGGAGCTGTCTTAGGAACAAAGGATATCCCAAAACCTAAAGCAGATGAAATATTAGTAAAAGTTATGGCTACTTCCATTTGTGGAACTGACCTTCATATTTATAACTGGGATGAGTGGTCTCAAAGTAGAATTAAACCACCCTATGTTATGGGGCACGAGTTCAGTGGTGAGGTAGTAGAAATTGGAGAAGATGTAACTTTAGTAAAAAAAGGTGATATGGTTTCGGCAGAAACCCATATCGTTTGTAATGAATGTGAGTTATGTAGGACAGGGCAAGCCCACTTGTGTGAAGAAACAAAAATATTAGGAGTAGACATAGATGGAACCTATGCAGAATATGTAGCTATACCTGCAGAAAACGCATGGGTTAATCCAAAAGGAATTGATCCAGCATATCTTTCTGTGCAAGAACCGTTAGGGAACGCTGTCCAAACAGTGCTAGCAGGTGATATAGTTGGTAAATCTATAGCCGTGGTTGGGTGTGGTCCCATAGGGATTTTTGCAGTAGCAGTTGCTAAAGCCTCAGGAGCTTCCAAAGTTATAGCTTTAGAAGTCAATGAATACCGCATGGAATTAGCGGAAAAATTAGGTGCAGATATAGTTATCAATCCTCTTAATGAAGATCCTGTAAATAAAGTATTAGACGCTACTGATGGAAAAGGTGTAGATGTAATAGCGGAAATGTCAGGAAATCCTACAGCTATAAAGCAGTCCCTAAAGTATGTTAAATTAGGGGGGAGAGTCTCGTTGTTAGGTATTCCAAATGGAGAAGTGCCACTGGACATCGCTAATGACGTAGTATTTAAAGGAATTACTATTCAAGGGATAGCAGGCAGGAAAATGTATGAGACTTGGTTTCAAGTTAAAGGGTTATTGGAATCTGGCAGCTTAAATATTGAGCCGGTAATAACCCATCGTTTGCCAATGAAAGACTTCAAAAAAGGCTTTGAGCTTATGCAATCTGGAGATTGCGGAAAAGTAGTTCTTTATCCACACGAAAAATAA
- the asnS gene encoding asparagine--tRNA ligase: MLHTSIEEIAKYNGKEVKLQGWLYNLRSSGKIHFLQVRDGSGFIQGVMVKNDVGEELFNKVKEMSQESSVTVEGIVKEDHRAPSGYELSITNVELVHKADEYPISKKEHGTDFLMDHRHLWLRSPRQVAIMKIRDTLVKATRDFFHKDGFTLVDAPILTPSSCEGTTTLFETDYFDTKAYLSQSGQLYMEAAALALGKVYCFGPTFRAEKSKTRRHLIEFWMIEPEMAYVEFEENLQIQENYLTYIVEEVLEHNKKELEVLDRDLTKLESIKAPFPRITYDKAIELLQEKGEDIKWGDDFGAPHETIIAEQFQKPVFVTHYPTKIKSFYMKPDPQRPEVVLAADLLAPEGYGEIIGGSERISSLDLLMERVEQENLPLDAYQWYIDLRKYGSVPHSGFGLGLERTVAWVCGLDHIRETIPFPRMLNRMYP, translated from the coding sequence ATGTTACATACCAGTATTGAAGAAATTGCTAAATATAATGGCAAGGAAGTAAAGTTACAGGGTTGGTTATATAATTTGCGTTCTAGTGGAAAAATTCACTTTCTGCAAGTGCGGGATGGTTCAGGATTTATTCAAGGAGTAATGGTTAAAAATGACGTAGGAGAAGAACTTTTTAACAAAGTAAAAGAGATGTCACAGGAATCCTCTGTAACCGTAGAAGGGATTGTAAAAGAAGATCACAGGGCCCCTTCAGGTTATGAGCTATCCATTACTAACGTTGAACTAGTACATAAAGCAGATGAATACCCTATTTCCAAAAAAGAACATGGCACAGACTTTTTGATGGATCACCGTCATTTATGGCTTCGTTCCCCTAGACAGGTTGCTATTATGAAAATAAGGGATACTTTGGTAAAGGCAACTAGAGATTTTTTCCATAAAGATGGCTTTACTTTAGTTGACGCTCCAATTCTTACTCCTTCATCTTGCGAAGGTACAACTACATTGTTTGAAACTGATTATTTTGATACCAAAGCATATTTAAGTCAAAGTGGTCAACTATATATGGAAGCAGCTGCGTTAGCGTTAGGTAAGGTATATTGCTTTGGGCCAACTTTTAGAGCAGAAAAGTCTAAAACCCGTCGTCATTTAATAGAATTTTGGATGATAGAACCAGAAATGGCTTATGTAGAATTTGAAGAAAATTTACAAATACAAGAAAATTACCTAACATACATTGTTGAGGAAGTACTTGAACACAATAAAAAAGAACTGGAAGTCCTTGATAGGGATTTGACAAAACTAGAATCAATAAAAGCGCCCTTTCCTCGTATTACCTATGACAAAGCTATTGAGTTACTCCAGGAAAAAGGAGAAGATATTAAATGGGGTGATGATTTTGGTGCACCTCACGAAACAATCATTGCAGAACAGTTTCAAAAACCTGTTTTTGTAACCCATTATCCAACTAAAATAAAAAGTTTTTATATGAAACCAGACCCACAACGCCCAGAAGTTGTTTTGGCAGCTGACCTGCTAGCCCCTGAAGGGTATGGAGAAATTATTGGTGGAAGTGAAAGAATTTCAAGTCTTGATTTATTGATGGAAAGAGTAGAGCAAGAGAACCTACCACTAGACGCATATCAGTGGTATATTGATTTAAGAAAATATGGTTCAGTCCCTCATTCTGGATTTGGACTTGGTCTAGAACGTACAGTAGCTTGGGTTTGTGGGTTAGATCACATCAGAGAAACCATACCATTCCCTAGAATGCTAAATAGAATGTATCCTTAA
- a CDS encoding chemotaxis protein CheX — MDSKIINPFITAFTEIMPQLGFVEVKRGDISLKSNTISTKGVAMNIGLVGDVKGNVIYNISEENAKKIASKMMMGAPVEELNEMSQSALSELGNMLTANASTQFSNSGIETNISTPTLMYGEDFKMRSDTKHYICIEMEADGLIVEVNVAVQ; from the coding sequence ATGGATTCTAAAATTATAAATCCATTTATAACAGCCTTTACTGAAATTATGCCTCAACTGGGTTTTGTTGAAGTAAAGAGAGGCGATATATCACTAAAATCAAACACAATAAGTACAAAAGGCGTTGCTATGAATATCGGTCTTGTGGGAGATGTTAAAGGCAATGTTATATATAATATTTCAGAAGAAAATGCCAAAAAAATTGCTTCAAAAATGATGATGGGGGCACCTGTTGAAGAATTAAATGAAATGAGTCAAAGTGCACTGTCTGAACTGGGTAACATGTTAACTGCTAACGCCAGCACTCAATTTTCTAACAGTGGCATTGAAACTAATATTTCCACCCCCACATTGATGTATGGGGAAGATTTTAAAATGCGAAGCGATACAAAGCACTACATATGCATAGAAATGGAAGCAGATGGTCTCATAGTGGAAGTAAATGTAGCGGTTCAGTAA
- a CDS encoding response regulator, which translates to MEKAKILVVDDSPFSVSVLRDIITDLGHQVIGEAGSLEETIEFVKNNTPDLVTMDITIPGTDGFECTREIHKINNDIKVIMVSSMKDDVIEKKAKQHKISGFVQKPVDPEELKTAIDSVLQDEKIFLELQNSYYNVFKESFLDNLNRFAKILPQVEECKNKSLEMNSRGVTVVVGIIGSCSGRMVLDMSHQTANKISNLVLKRETKNQDELMAFMGEFANVVGGNACSMLNRKNKLYNLRVAPPTVLHGESLTISNANIEVKSMVAQSELGEIQLNIGFKKGGYDGF; encoded by the coding sequence ATGGAAAAAGCAAAAATATTAGTTGTAGATGATTCACCTTTTTCAGTAAGTGTTTTAAGAGACATAATTACAGATTTGGGGCATCAGGTAATAGGTGAAGCAGGATCATTGGAAGAAACCATTGAGTTTGTAAAAAACAATACACCTGACCTAGTGACCATGGATATTACAATACCTGGAACTGATGGTTTTGAGTGTACAAGAGAAATTCATAAAATAAATAATGACATTAAAGTTATTATGGTAAGCTCTATGAAAGATGATGTAATTGAAAAAAAAGCAAAACAGCATAAAATATCAGGATTTGTACAAAAGCCAGTTGACCCTGAAGAGCTTAAAACAGCCATAGATTCGGTTTTACAAGATGAAAAAATCTTTTTGGAGTTACAAAACAGTTATTATAATGTTTTTAAAGAAAGTTTTTTAGATAATCTAAATAGATTTGCTAAAATACTACCACAAGTAGAAGAGTGTAAAAATAAATCTTTAGAGATGAATTCAAGAGGAGTAACTGTCGTTGTAGGGATAATTGGGAGTTGTTCTGGAAGAATGGTACTAGATATGTCCCATCAAACAGCAAACAAGATATCTAATTTAGTCCTAAAGCGGGAGACAAAAAACCAAGATGAATTAATGGCCTTTATGGGTGAATTTGCCAATGTAGTTGGAGGAAACGCCTGTTCCATGCTTAATAGAAAAAACAAGCTGTATAATTTGAGAGTGGCACCGCCTACGGTGCTGCATGGCGAGTCATTAACAATATCTAATGCAAATATTGAAGTAAAAAGCATGGTTGCCCAATCCGAGCTGGGTGAAATTCAGCTGAATATTGGATTTAAAAAGGGGGGGTACGATGGATTCTAA
- the mgtE gene encoding magnesium transporter — protein sequence MTMEKEAWMKILRYLKIRDKARTDILDDILPQDIAEMITEMEPVEQSEVFELLNDEEAALILGELEIAEQANIISTMADKRSAKILHFMPSDDVADLLGGLENQKAQSILKNMNKEDVDEVTGLLNYPTDSAGGLMTTEYIAFKETTKVKQALSKLRELAPSAETVYYLYTVDEQERLVGVISLRELIASPDDETLSQIMRTNILSVNVETDQEEVASIVQKYDFLAIPVVNSENKLLGIITVDDIMDVIEEETTEDIYHLVGTSEKEGESLVHASVLATAKARLPWLIVCLLGGLISGFVIDSYEDTLASVIALAAFIPVIMDMGGNVGSQSSTVFVRGVATGEIMPKDMFGYFFKDFKVGLIMGIVCGVSVAGAAALWQGNPMLGVVVGLAMFCTVTLAATIGTLIPIFFVRLGVDPAVTAGPFVTTIKDVTGLMIYFYIAMTFMEYL from the coding sequence ATGACAATGGAAAAAGAAGCATGGATGAAAATTTTAAGATACCTAAAAATTAGAGACAAAGCACGAACGGATATATTAGATGATATATTACCCCAAGATATTGCGGAAATGATAACTGAAATGGAGCCAGTAGAGCAAAGTGAGGTATTTGAGCTTCTTAATGATGAAGAAGCTGCGCTAATTTTAGGTGAGCTAGAAATAGCTGAGCAGGCTAATATAATCTCTACAATGGCCGATAAGCGATCTGCAAAAATATTACATTTTATGCCCTCTGATGATGTTGCTGACCTTTTAGGAGGACTGGAAAACCAAAAAGCTCAAAGTATCTTAAAGAATATGAACAAAGAAGATGTAGATGAAGTAACTGGGCTACTAAATTATCCTACAGACTCAGCTGGTGGACTTATGACCACCGAATATATTGCTTTTAAAGAAACCACCAAAGTAAAACAAGCCTTAAGCAAATTGAGAGAGCTGGCTCCTTCAGCAGAAACAGTTTATTATCTTTACACAGTTGATGAGCAAGAAAGGCTTGTGGGTGTAATTTCATTAAGAGAACTAATTGCCTCTCCTGATGATGAAACCTTAAGCCAGATAATGCGTACTAATATCCTTTCAGTTAATGTTGAAACAGACCAGGAAGAAGTTGCCAGCATAGTGCAAAAGTATGATTTTTTAGCTATACCTGTGGTAAATAGCGAAAATAAGCTTTTAGGAATTATAACGGTAGATGATATTATGGATGTTATTGAAGAAGAAACTACAGAAGATATTTATCACTTAGTTGGAACTTCTGAAAAAGAAGGAGAGAGTTTAGTCCATGCTAGCGTCCTGGCAACAGCAAAAGCAAGGTTACCTTGGTTAATTGTTTGTTTATTAGGAGGGCTAATCTCTGGATTTGTCATAGACTCGTATGAAGACACTCTAGCAAGTGTCATAGCTTTAGCTGCATTTATTCCTGTTATAATGGATATGGGAGGAAATGTAGGATCTCAATCATCTACAGTATTTGTCCGTGGAGTAGCTACCGGTGAAATTATGCCCAAAGATATGTTTGGTTATTTTTTTAAAGATTTTAAAGTAGGCTTGATTATGGGAATAGTTTGTGGAGTATCAGTAGCTGGTGCGGCAGCATTGTGGCAAGGCAACCCTATGCTTGGTGTAGTTGTCGGCTTAGCAATGTTTTGTACAGTGACATTGGCAGCGACAATAGGAACCTTAATACCCATCTTTTTTGTAAGATTAGGAGTTGACCCAGCAGTAACAGCTGGACCCTTTGTTACAACAATAAAAGACGTTACAGGCTTGATGATTTATTTTTACATCGCAATGACTTTTATGGAGTATCTGTAG
- a CDS encoding DnaB-like helicase C-terminal domain-containing protein: MDIESAINAVKEKVNIIDFIGEYTDLQRKGNLHQGKCVLHDDKDTPSLTVYEETQSFYCFGCKAGGSVIEFVKDYYNYDFSEAMQFLSEKAGIEVKSVDPAKYRKKRARVKQNQSQVQTTQKQLVETENTGKKYLQGRGFSIETIKDFDLGYSSSDNSVVIPIHDGFGKVVGFSRRFLDDGVEPKYKNSRNDEVFNKAELLYNLHNARKNIDDSLYVVEGYFDVISLWQSGIKAVVGVMKDSMTTEQAQIISRLCKKDKTVVLVPDNDSTGLKSVAKNKKTLYEVDSKLDIRVATLSSEHKDPNDVLMAEGEQALREVLAEHKSADYIILKQLLNDQSSAEKEYIVAKDYVNNNVYDVMILENLINYLEMRWGKPRLQIMEHLGLSKELPNDLLAEQKVLGILLEHPKKLDEVADTLTPELFYNNTNRLLFQKVFEQYQSTGEVTKFNLYLDIMKDQSLQNGEELYKKLTDNIPPADELQKAVNVLFELNSKRNLIKAAEEIETIVSTNEKESVDSLQSKAQEVIFQATDMGGSNKSIFNTNELLANRLEEYVKRKEGMAPRGLMTGYMSLDDLTNGFKNKHLIILAAATSTGKTAFSLNLVRNVLKRNLPVAFVSLEMSAEEVMDRLIIQELRIDSQKYEQGDLSDEQFNEFTEKLNLLYDLPLRVSDQRGINVSQIRARLRRMKAQMGGLGLVVIDYLQTISIPENGTQTTSRAVGDIVLQLRNLASELDVPIILLSQINRNYSQRQDKRPQVSDLRESGNIEEFADMIVFLYRHARVSVEALEEAKAEGKENDTEVIVAKNRTGKTGIATLVFDDRYLRFIDPAGESLEKNMPN; the protein is encoded by the coding sequence ATGGATATAGAATCAGCAATTAACGCAGTCAAAGAAAAAGTTAATATAATTGATTTTATAGGTGAGTATACAGATTTACAACGTAAAGGGAATTTGCACCAGGGGAAATGTGTACTTCATGATGATAAAGATACCCCTTCGCTAACGGTCTATGAAGAAACCCAGAGTTTTTACTGCTTTGGCTGTAAAGCAGGAGGAAGTGTTATAGAGTTTGTTAAAGATTACTATAATTATGACTTTAGCGAAGCTATGCAATTTTTATCAGAAAAAGCAGGTATAGAGGTTAAGTCTGTAGACCCAGCTAAGTATAGAAAGAAAAGAGCTAGAGTAAAGCAAAATCAAAGCCAGGTACAAACCACACAAAAGCAGTTAGTTGAAACTGAAAACACAGGGAAAAAGTATTTACAAGGGCGTGGTTTTTCTATTGAAACCATTAAAGACTTTGACTTAGGCTATTCAAGTTCTGACAATTCTGTAGTCATCCCTATTCACGATGGATTTGGAAAAGTCGTCGGGTTCAGTAGGCGATTTTTAGATGACGGGGTAGAACCTAAATACAAAAATTCCCGCAATGACGAAGTATTTAACAAAGCTGAACTTCTATATAACCTTCATAATGCGCGTAAAAATATAGATGATAGTCTTTACGTGGTTGAAGGATACTTTGATGTTATAAGCTTATGGCAAAGTGGTATCAAAGCTGTAGTAGGTGTGATGAAAGATTCTATGACTACGGAGCAAGCTCAGATAATATCACGTCTGTGTAAAAAAGATAAGACGGTGGTACTTGTTCCTGATAACGATAGTACTGGTTTAAAAAGCGTAGCGAAAAACAAAAAAACATTATATGAAGTAGATTCTAAACTAGATATTCGAGTGGCCACTCTTTCATCAGAACATAAAGACCCCAACGATGTTTTAATGGCAGAAGGAGAGCAGGCTTTAAGGGAAGTTTTAGCAGAGCATAAAAGTGCAGACTATATAATTTTAAAGCAATTGTTAAATGACCAAAGTTCTGCGGAAAAAGAGTATATTGTAGCTAAGGATTATGTAAATAACAACGTATATGATGTAATGATACTAGAAAATTTAATAAATTATTTAGAAATGCGCTGGGGAAAACCCAGGCTGCAAATAATGGAACATTTAGGTCTTTCTAAGGAATTACCAAACGATTTGTTAGCTGAACAAAAGGTTCTAGGAATATTGTTGGAGCACCCTAAAAAGCTAGATGAAGTCGCAGATACGTTAACACCTGAACTTTTTTACAACAACACAAACCGTTTGCTTTTTCAAAAAGTTTTCGAGCAATATCAATCAACGGGAGAAGTAACAAAGTTTAACTTATATTTAGATATTATGAAAGATCAATCGCTGCAAAATGGAGAAGAACTATACAAAAAGTTGACTGATAATATTCCTCCAGCAGATGAACTGCAAAAAGCTGTTAATGTTCTATTTGAGTTAAATTCAAAGAGAAACTTAATAAAAGCGGCTGAAGAAATTGAGACAATAGTGAGTACAAATGAAAAAGAAAGTGTAGACTCTCTTCAATCCAAGGCTCAAGAAGTAATATTTCAAGCTACAGATATGGGAGGTAGCAATAAGTCAATTTTTAATACCAACGAACTTCTTGCTAACAGACTGGAAGAGTACGTAAAAAGGAAAGAGGGCATGGCTCCGAGAGGACTGATGACAGGGTATATGTCTTTAGATGACCTTACTAATGGGTTTAAAAATAAACACCTAATAATACTAGCAGCAGCAACTTCAACAGGTAAGACAGCGTTTAGTCTTAACCTTGTACGCAATGTCTTAAAGAGAAACTTGCCGGTAGCTTTTGTTAGTTTAGAGATGAGTGCAGAAGAAGTAATGGATAGATTGATAATCCAAGAGCTTAGAATAGATTCGCAAAAGTACGAACAAGGTGACTTGTCTGATGAGCAATTTAATGAGTTTACAGAAAAACTTAACTTATTGTACGATTTGCCTTTACGGGTAAGTGACCAAAGAGGGATAAATGTATCTCAAATAAGAGCAAGACTACGTCGTATGAAGGCTCAAATGGGTGGTTTAGGTCTTGTTGTTATTGACTACTTGCAGACAATATCAATACCTGAAAATGGGACGCAAACTACCTCCCGAGCAGTGGGTGATATAGTACTACAGCTTAGGAATCTAGCTTCAGAGCTGGATGTGCCAATTATTCTTCTTTCTCAAATAAATCGAAACTATAGCCAAAGGCAAGATAAGCGACCTCAAGTTTCAGACCTAAGGGAATCTGGTAATATTGAAGAATTTGCCGATATGATTGTGTTTTTATATAGGCATGCAAGGGTAAGTGTAGAAGCTTTAGAAGAAGCTAAGGCTGAAGGTAAAGAAAATGACACCGAAGTAATAGTTGCTAAAAATAGAACTGGTAAAACTGGAATTGCCACCCTTGTATTTGATGACCGTTATTTAAGGTTTATAGATCCTGCTGGGGAATCTCTAGAAAAAAATATGCCAAACTAG
- a CDS encoding ATP-binding protein encodes MEKNPYLELLDNDNYSSKLVAQRKHKKFLENLYKSHPLLEKLDDRIGILQSKIANNLAKKFKGEKVADLDKMRTELSKAINQKQQYLAKYSISTNYKEPNWQCSKCKDSGKIYNEKQVQLCTCNKKNNMILKQKSAGLPPKLVNATFNKADFSLYNKEDRDNALTMYNETKIYLNKLIQNYNDSKTFPHGLYIYGKTGGGKTYLLGCIANHLLQKGISVNYIVYADLLDRIRQTYGKEEGETEGQILRKITTVPVLLLDDLGMEKNTEFSQKHLGQIIDTRYRNLLPTIVTSNFTLTELEERARNDLYGERVIWRCIETSKILELTGNLRSPS; translated from the coding sequence ATGGAAAAAAATCCTTATCTAGAATTGCTTGATAATGATAACTATTCTTCAAAACTAGTTGCCCAAAGAAAACATAAAAAGTTTCTAGAAAACCTATATAAATCTCACCCTTTACTAGAAAAGTTAGATGATAGAATTGGCATATTACAAAGTAAGATAGCCAATAACTTGGCAAAAAAGTTTAAAGGAGAAAAAGTAGCAGATTTAGATAAGATGAGGACAGAGCTTTCCAAAGCAATAAATCAAAAGCAGCAGTATTTAGCCAAATACTCCATATCAACTAACTATAAAGAACCTAATTGGCAGTGCTCAAAATGTAAAGATAGCGGAAAAATTTATAATGAAAAGCAAGTACAACTATGTACATGTAATAAAAAAAATAATATGATACTAAAACAAAAGTCAGCAGGACTACCACCTAAGTTAGTTAATGCTACCTTTAATAAGGCAGATTTTAGCCTCTATAATAAAGAAGATCGAGATAATGCATTGACCATGTATAATGAAACAAAGATATACCTAAATAAGCTTATTCAAAACTACAACGACAGTAAAACTTTCCCCCATGGTTTATATATTTATGGAAAGACAGGGGGAGGTAAAACATATTTGTTAGGTTGCATAGCTAATCATCTATTACAAAAAGGAATTTCAGTTAACTACATTGTCTATGCTGATTTATTAGATCGGATTCGTCAAACATATGGTAAAGAAGAAGGGGAAACAGAAGGACAAATTTTACGCAAAATAACCACGGTTCCGGTGCTGCTATTAGATGATTTAGGTATGGAAAAAAATACAGAATTTTCCCAAAAACATTTAGGACAAATAATAGACACTAGATATCGTAACTTACTGCCCACCATAGTAACTTCAAATTTTACACTAACAGAGTTAGAAGAACGAGCACGAAATGACCTTTACGGTGAAAGAGTTATCTGGAGATGTATTGAAACCAGTAAAATATTAGAACTTACGGGAAATTTAAGAAGTCCTAGCTAA